The following proteins are co-located in the Microvirga ossetica genome:
- a CDS encoding ABC transporter substrate-binding protein: MATTSTIRWLALGVALALGSPAVQAQPAPIKIGELNSYARQAAFTVPYRDGWQLALDEINAKGGVLGRKLEIVSREDGATTGDATRVADELVSREGVSLLFGSFLSNVGVAMADFANQKKIVYIAAEPLTDAITMAQGNRYTFRIRPNNTMQVGMLVDQAKASGAKRWAIVAPNYEYGQSAAAAFKRLIQERVPGAQIVAEQYPALGKIEAGPTVSALEQAKPDGVFNVLFGPDLTQFVREGNTRGLFEGKTVLSLLTGEPEWLLPLKDEVPAGWTVTGYPWDQITEPKHKAFVDAYRAKYNDTPRLGSLLGYMVVYMIRDTIERAGSTETEAIIKALEDAKFDTVVGPITMRGIDNQSSMGAWVGKLVLKGAAGGMTDWAYKDGTSFMPTEGEVKAVRKD, encoded by the coding sequence ATGGCGACAACATCGACGATCCGCTGGCTGGCCCTTGGAGTGGCGCTCGCCCTCGGATCTCCCGCCGTGCAGGCCCAGCCCGCTCCGATCAAGATCGGGGAGCTGAATTCCTATGCCCGACAGGCAGCCTTCACCGTGCCTTATCGGGACGGGTGGCAGCTCGCGCTCGACGAGATCAACGCCAAGGGCGGGGTTCTCGGCCGCAAGCTCGAGATCGTCTCCCGCGAGGATGGCGCGACCACGGGCGATGCCACCCGCGTGGCCGACGAGCTCGTGAGCCGCGAGGGCGTCTCGCTGCTCTTCGGCTCGTTCCTGTCGAATGTCGGCGTCGCCATGGCGGATTTCGCCAACCAGAAGAAGATCGTCTACATCGCCGCCGAGCCTCTGACCGATGCCATCACCATGGCTCAGGGCAACCGCTACACCTTCCGCATCCGGCCCAACAACACCATGCAGGTCGGCATGCTGGTGGATCAGGCCAAGGCTTCCGGAGCGAAGCGCTGGGCCATCGTCGCGCCGAACTACGAATACGGCCAGTCGGCGGCGGCCGCCTTCAAGCGACTGATCCAGGAGCGCGTGCCCGGCGCCCAGATCGTTGCCGAGCAATATCCGGCCCTCGGCAAGATCGAGGCGGGCCCCACGGTCTCGGCGCTCGAGCAGGCGAAGCCCGACGGCGTCTTCAACGTGCTCTTCGGCCCCGACCTCACCCAGTTCGTCCGCGAGGGCAATACCCGCGGCCTCTTCGAGGGCAAGACCGTTCTTTCGCTTCTCACCGGCGAGCCCGAATGGCTCCTGCCCCTGAAGGACGAGGTGCCCGCGGGCTGGACGGTGACGGGCTATCCCTGGGACCAGATCACCGAGCCGAAGCACAAGGCATTCGTTGACGCCTACCGTGCCAAGTACAACGACACGCCGCGTCTCGGCTCGCTCCTCGGTTACATGGTCGTCTATATGATCCGCGACACCATCGAGCGCGCCGGCTCCACCGAGACCGAGGCCATCATCAAGGCACTCGAGGATGCGAAGTTCGACACCGTCGTCGGCCCCATCACCATGCGCGGCATCGACAACCAATCCTCCATGGGAGCCTGGGTCGGCAAGCTCGTGCTCAAAGGCGCCGCCGGTGGCATGACCGACTGGGCTTACAAGGACGGCACCTCGTTCATGCCGACCGAGGGCGAGGTGAAGGCGGTGCGGAAGGATTGA
- a CDS encoding endonuclease domain-containing protein: MSDISRFRRERAKQLRSSTTVPERALWRALKRIPVYGSHFRRQVPIGPYVADFACLKARLLIELDGGHHSQDDVASKDEARTRWLEKEGYRVVRFWNAELIKNMNGVLDTIYAALYGSPQSEALVLPTPPRPDGRPSPSRGG; this comes from the coding sequence ATGTCCGATATCAGCCGCTTCAGACGCGAAAGAGCAAAACAACTTCGCTCAAGCACTACCGTGCCGGAGCGGGCCCTCTGGCGCGCCCTGAAGCGCATTCCCGTCTACGGTAGCCATTTCCGCCGCCAAGTCCCCATCGGCCCCTATGTCGCCGATTTCGCCTGCCTGAAGGCTCGCCTTCTCATCGAACTCGACGGCGGTCACCATTCGCAGGACGATGTTGCCAGCAAGGATGAAGCCCGGACCCGCTGGCTCGAAAAAGAAGGCTATCGCGTCGTCCGGTTCTGGAATGCCGAGCTGATCAAGAACATGAACGGCGTTCTCGACACCATTTACGCGGCCTTATATGGCTCGCCGCAATCGGAAGCGCTGGTGCTTCCCACCCCACCCCGGCCTGACGGCCGACCCTCCCCCTCAAGGGGAGGGTAA
- a CDS encoding ABC transporter permease yields MDPSFLAVQALSGLSSASSLFIAACGLTIVFGVTRIVNFAHGSLYMIGAYTAATLVPRLLELSFGPVTFWVGILLSALIVGIIGVIIEVLLLRRIYGAPELFQLLATFGVVLVVQDLVIQVFGPEDILGPRAPGLRAPVEILGRRFPSYELVLIAAGPVVLGLVWLLLRRTRFGVLVRAATQDRDMVASLGVNQAMLFTGTLFLGAFLAGLGGALQIPRVSAHAGMDLSIIAEAFVVTVVGGMGSVPGAFLAALIIGQLQAFGILIFPKSTLVVVFLLMAVVLAIRPYGFFGRAETVGGTHAIGIASHKPLPGRTYILLVVIAALAAFPLVADAYLLKVATEILIFALFAFSLQLLIGVGGLVSFGHAAFFGLGAYGAALAVKWYGASMEAALPLGLALAALGAMLIGAFVVRLSGIYLAMMTLAAAQILYAVAFQWVDVTGGDNGIVGVWPSGWASGPVPYYALTAALTLVTVLLLKRVIDAPFGYALRAARDSEARAEAIGLSVRRQRWLAFMIAGAAAGLAGGLYAFSRGSVDPSLLGISTSVDALTMLLLGGIQTVTGPLVGAGVLHFLRDQIMPLTPLWRLMLGLSIIAMVLLFPRGLVGTLRHWQEQRA; encoded by the coding sequence ATGGATCCCTCCTTCCTCGCCGTTCAGGCGCTGAGCGGCCTCTCCAGCGCTTCATCGCTTTTCATCGCTGCCTGCGGCCTGACGATCGTTTTCGGCGTCACGCGGATCGTGAACTTCGCGCACGGTTCGCTCTACATGATCGGCGCCTACACGGCCGCGACCCTGGTGCCGCGGCTGCTCGAACTCTCCTTCGGACCCGTCACCTTCTGGGTCGGCATCCTGCTCTCGGCGCTCATCGTCGGCATCATCGGAGTCATCATCGAAGTTCTGCTCCTGCGGCGCATCTACGGCGCGCCGGAGCTTTTTCAGCTGCTCGCCACCTTCGGCGTGGTGCTGGTTGTGCAGGATCTCGTGATCCAGGTCTTCGGTCCGGAGGATATTCTCGGACCCCGCGCTCCCGGCCTGCGCGCGCCGGTGGAAATCCTCGGACGGCGCTTTCCTTCTTATGAGCTCGTGCTGATCGCCGCCGGCCCCGTCGTGCTGGGGCTCGTCTGGCTTCTCCTGCGCCGGACCCGTTTCGGCGTTTTGGTGCGGGCGGCGACGCAGGATCGCGACATGGTGGCCTCGCTCGGCGTCAACCAGGCGATGCTGTTCACCGGCACGCTGTTTCTCGGCGCCTTTCTCGCCGGCCTCGGCGGCGCGCTCCAGATCCCGCGCGTCTCGGCCCATGCGGGCATGGACCTGTCGATCATCGCCGAGGCCTTCGTCGTCACCGTGGTCGGCGGCATGGGCAGCGTGCCGGGAGCCTTTCTCGCGGCGCTCATCATCGGGCAGCTTCAGGCCTTCGGCATCCTGATCTTCCCGAAGAGCACCCTCGTCGTGGTGTTCCTGCTCATGGCCGTGGTGCTGGCGATCCGGCCCTACGGCTTCTTCGGGCGCGCCGAAACCGTTGGCGGCACCCACGCGATCGGCATCGCCAGCCACAAGCCCCTGCCCGGCCGGACCTATATCCTGCTCGTCGTCATTGCGGCTCTCGCCGCCTTCCCGCTGGTGGCGGATGCCTATCTCCTGAAGGTCGCGACCGAGATCCTGATCTTCGCGCTCTTCGCCTTCAGCCTGCAGCTTCTCATCGGCGTCGGCGGGCTCGTGAGCTTCGGCCATGCGGCCTTCTTCGGCCTCGGCGCCTATGGCGCGGCACTTGCCGTGAAATGGTACGGCGCCTCGATGGAGGCAGCGCTGCCCCTCGGACTCGCATTGGCGGCCTTGGGCGCGATGCTGATCGGCGCCTTCGTGGTGCGTCTCTCCGGCATCTATCTCGCCATGATGACCCTCGCCGCCGCGCAGATCCTCTACGCGGTCGCCTTCCAATGGGTCGACGTGACCGGCGGCGACAACGGCATCGTCGGGGTATGGCCGTCGGGCTGGGCGAGCGGACCTGTCCCGTATTACGCCCTGACTGCGGCGCTGACGCTCGTGACGGTGCTGCTTCTGAAGCGCGTCATCGACGCGCCCTTCGGCTACGCCCTGCGTGCCGCCCGCGACTCGGAGGCCCGTGCGGAAGCGATCGGATTGAGCGTCCGCCGGCAGCGCTGGCTCGCCTTCATGATCGCGGGCGCTGCCGCCGGGCTCGCGGGCGGCCTCTATGCCTTCTCCCGCGGCTCGGTGGACCCGAGCCTTCTCGGCATCTCGACCTCGGTGGATGCCCTGACCATGCTGCTGCTGGGCGGCATCCAGACCGTAACCGGCCCGCTCGTCGGCGCCGGTGTCCTGCATTTCCTGCGCGACCAGATCATGCCGCTGACGCCGCTCTGGCGCCTGATGCTGGGCCTGAGCATCATCGCCATGGTGCTGCTCTTCCCCCGCGGACTCGTGGGCACGCTCCGGCACTGGCAGGAGCAGCGGGCATGA
- a CDS encoding ABC transporter ATP-binding protein, producing MTLLTVTGLHKSFGGVVAARDVTFSLERGEMLAIIGPNGAGKSTVFNMVGGQLKADRGRVLLDGLDITHASPQTRFRRGVGRTFQVAQAFLSMSTAENVQMALISARRQSGRLWTPARERHRDKAMELLAKVGMAEAADMPCSALAYGDVKRVELAVALAGEPKLLLMDEPTAGMAPRERAALMDLTADIAASRGIGVLFTEHDMDVVFGHAARVLVLLRGQIIAAGSPDEIRQDPQVRRAYLGDAHALERPKGAAPA from the coding sequence ATGACGCTTCTCACCGTCACGGGCCTGCACAAATCCTTCGGCGGTGTCGTGGCGGCGCGGGACGTGACGTTCTCGCTCGAGCGCGGCGAGATGCTGGCGATCATCGGCCCGAACGGGGCCGGCAAGTCGACGGTGTTCAACATGGTCGGCGGACAGCTCAAGGCCGATCGCGGCCGGGTCCTGCTCGACGGGCTGGACATCACCCATGCCTCGCCGCAGACGCGGTTTCGGCGCGGCGTGGGGCGCACTTTCCAGGTGGCGCAGGCCTTCCTCTCCATGAGCACCGCCGAGAACGTGCAGATGGCGCTGATCAGCGCCAGGCGGCAAAGCGGCAGGCTCTGGACGCCGGCCCGGGAGCGCCATCGCGACAAGGCCATGGAACTGCTCGCCAAGGTCGGCATGGCGGAGGCGGCGGACATGCCCTGCTCGGCCCTGGCCTATGGCGACGTGAAGCGGGTGGAGCTTGCCGTGGCGCTGGCCGGCGAGCCCAAGCTCCTTCTCATGGACGAGCCCACCGCCGGCATGGCCCCGCGCGAACGGGCAGCGCTGATGGACCTGACCGCGGACATCGCCGCCTCGCGCGGAATCGGCGTCCTCTTCACCGAGCACGACATGGACGTGGTCTTCGGCCATGCGGCCCGGGTGCTCGTACTCCTGCGCGGCCAGATCATCGCCGCGGGCTCACCCGACGAGATCCGCCAGGATCCGCAGGTGCGGCGCGCCTATCTCGGCGACGCGCATGCCCTGGAGCGGCCGAAAGGGGCGGCCCCCGCATGA
- a CDS encoding ABC transporter ATP-binding protein, which yields MKRDVLLDVRNLNAFYGRAQVLFDLSIHLYPGEVVALLGRNGAGKTTTLKAIMGLISATATHATFKGHTLGKLPTYKIARLGLGYVPEDRRIFTDLTVDENLETGRREAVAGRAPWTPERLFRLFPNLAEMRGRRGNQMSGGEQQMLTIARTLMGNPDAILLDEPSEGIAPVIVQMMADAIRAMKAEGVAVLLSEQNWAFAAGIGDRACVIERGEIRFQGSMAELVADEALRAETLGV from the coding sequence ATGAAACGCGATGTGCTTCTCGACGTCAGGAACCTCAACGCCTTCTACGGCCGGGCGCAGGTGCTGTTCGACCTATCGATCCATCTCTATCCCGGCGAGGTCGTGGCGCTTCTCGGCCGCAACGGGGCCGGCAAGACCACGACGCTGAAGGCGATCATGGGCCTGATCTCGGCCACCGCCACCCATGCCACCTTCAAGGGGCACACCCTCGGCAAGCTCCCGACTTACAAAATCGCCCGGCTCGGGCTCGGCTACGTGCCCGAGGACCGGCGCATCTTCACCGACCTCACCGTCGACGAGAACCTGGAGACCGGGCGCCGAGAGGCGGTGGCCGGCCGTGCCCCCTGGACGCCGGAGCGGCTCTTCCGGCTCTTTCCCAACCTTGCCGAGATGCGCGGGCGGCGCGGCAACCAGATGTCCGGCGGCGAGCAGCAGATGCTGACGATCGCGCGCACCCTCATGGGCAACCCGGATGCGATCCTGCTCGATGAGCCCTCCGAGGGCATCGCCCCGGTCATCGTCCAGATGATGGCCGATGCGATCCGGGCCATGAAGGCGGAGGGGGTAGCCGTGCTTCTCTCCGAGCAGAACTGGGCCTTCGCCGCCGGGATCGGCGACCGGGCCTGCGTCATCGAGCGCGGGGAGATCCGGTTCCAGGGCTCCATGGCCGAGCTTGTCGCCGACGAGGCGCTGCGGGCGGAAACCCTCGGGGTTTGA
- a CDS encoding 2Fe-2S iron-sulfur cluster-binding protein gives MGVIHVTDRAGQRHTLEAIEGWRVMEIIRDWGLPIEGLCGGACECATCHVFVAEDWLDKLYPATDEEEDQLDTVVTKPNSRLSCQILWTPELDGLEVTLAPTGA, from the coding sequence ATGGGCGTCATCCATGTGACCGACCGGGCCGGCCAGCGCCACACTCTCGAGGCGATCGAGGGCTGGCGGGTGATGGAGATCATCCGGGACTGGGGGCTGCCCATCGAAGGCCTGTGCGGCGGAGCCTGCGAATGCGCCACCTGCCATGTCTTCGTCGCCGAGGACTGGCTCGACAAGCTCTATCCTGCCACCGACGAGGAGGAGGATCAGCTCGACACGGTGGTGACGAAACCGAATTCCCGCCTCTCCTGCCAGATCCTCTGGACCCCCGAACTCGACGGCCTGGAGGTCACCCTCGCCCCGACCGGCGCGTGA
- a CDS encoding NAD(P)/FAD-dependent oxidoreductase, translating into MTDHIETDVVIIGAGPVGLFAVFELGLLDIKCHLIDILPKVGGQCAELYPEKPIYDIPGFPMVTGQGLVDNLMAQIEPFHPTFHLSEMVESLESIGTPEAPLFRVKTSENGTTFTCKAVIIAAGGGSFQPKKPPIDHIEEYEGTGVYYAVRKMEMFRNKKVLIVGGGDSALDWTVNLQPIAKRLTLLHRRDAFRAAPHTVEKMRSLVASGEMDLHLGQVTTLKGEAPVLEGAVIRKDDGSEITVDCDVMLPFFGLTMKLGPIADWGLNLHENLVPVDTEKFETNVPGIFAIGDINIYPGKLKLILSGFHEAALAAQKVHRYVYPEKKLLFQYTTSSTSLQKKLGVAA; encoded by the coding sequence ATGACCGACCATATCGAAACGGACGTCGTCATCATCGGTGCCGGGCCCGTGGGCCTGTTCGCCGTGTTCGAGCTCGGCCTCCTCGATATCAAGTGCCACCTGATCGACATCCTGCCGAAAGTGGGCGGCCAATGCGCCGAGCTCTACCCGGAAAAGCCGATCTACGACATTCCGGGCTTTCCGATGGTCACGGGCCAGGGCCTCGTCGACAACCTGATGGCGCAGATCGAGCCGTTCCATCCGACTTTCCACCTCAGCGAGATGGTGGAGAGCCTGGAATCCATCGGCACGCCCGAGGCGCCGCTGTTCCGGGTCAAGACCTCCGAGAACGGCACCACGTTCACCTGCAAGGCGGTGATCATCGCCGCGGGCGGCGGCTCGTTCCAGCCGAAGAAGCCTCCGATCGACCATATCGAGGAATACGAGGGCACCGGCGTGTACTATGCCGTGCGCAAGATGGAGATGTTCCGCAACAAGAAGGTGCTCATCGTCGGCGGCGGCGATTCCGCGCTCGACTGGACGGTGAACCTGCAGCCCATCGCCAAGCGTCTCACCCTGCTCCACCGCCGCGACGCCTTCCGCGCCGCGCCGCACACGGTGGAGAAGATGCGCTCCCTCGTCGCCTCTGGTGAGATGGACCTGCATCTCGGCCAGGTGACCACCCTGAAGGGCGAAGCGCCGGTGCTGGAAGGCGCCGTGATCCGCAAGGACGACGGCTCGGAGATCACGGTGGATTGCGACGTGATGCTGCCCTTCTTCGGCCTCACCATGAAGCTCGGCCCCATCGCCGATTGGGGCCTGAACCTGCATGAGAACCTGGTCCCGGTGGACACGGAGAAGTTCGAGACCAACGTTCCCGGCATCTTCGCCATCGGCGACATCAACATCTATCCGGGCAAGCTGAAGCTGATCCTCTCCGGCTTCCATGAGGCCGCGCTCGCGGCGCAGAAAGTGCACCGCTACGTCTATCCGGAAAAGAAGCTCCTGTTCCAATACACGACCTCGTCCACGAGCCTGCAGAAGAAGCTCGGCGTCGCGGCCTGA
- a CDS encoding beta strand repeat-containing protein encodes MPDSIRLPVRTDPGEPGSDRWSTPIRPIIWPGLDVLFSAPADQAYTDALPPVSGPAAMSASFSFPLPGPSRPFKVESPTLPKDAAIAGGMSKPSAKTVTGDDAANRLSGGAGSDRLNGGGGNDTLLGGAGSDTLIGGSGNDSLVGGSGDDRYMVDSLRDRVRETTNGGLDTVEARVSRYTLASGIENLILGGRIAKGKGNALANVITGNSAANTLDGAAGDDTLNGGAGSDRLIGGTGSDTASYASAAKGVSVDLSRTTAQNTMGAGTDRLSGIENAIGSSFGDTLTGGADSILTANRLDGSGGNDVLFGGGGDDTLIGGSGSDKLDGGAGNDLYSVDNQNDVVVEAPGAGIDTVESSIDYTLGANVENLRLAGAAAIGTGNELANVITASSAQHSTLHGLDGNDTLLGADGGDTLFGGAGNDSLDGGAGDDAVHGDAGDDRLAGGLGSADRAIFSFAGSALVIRLDSTGSGTATGQGNDTLSGFEIVEAGGFGDLIEIGTDADDFANIVRGGAGFDTIRAGGGADRLFGEDGNDWVEGGTGSDMLDGGEGADALDGGAGNDTLIGGLGADNIAGGEGDDNLDGGEGADTLLGGGGSDVIVGGAGTDSLDGGMGADRLIGGAGSDAYVVDDVGDVIEGEAEGTGGDALDLVWASVDYTLAANLEYLSLTGAAMRGTGNALANRIAGNGLANTLDGGAGVDTLIGGAGNDTYIVDETGDTIIGEAVGTGDGFTDTVVSAVDYTLGDNLENLTLTGAATRGTGNALANTLDGGKGADTLIGGAGDDTYIFDAYTSNNEMDVAIEQAGEGIDTIEIARSFALREYLLADHVENLIVRRDLFMILNGNSLNNYIAVTATNTENRLEGLEGDDTLDGGYDVNGLGSIVDVINGGGGYDYADYSKHPSSGVFGGGVFVDLAEGKQYAINTGVALGGLSDQLISIEGVIGTAFDDRFVSGFTGVDRIVGNTFKGGAGMDIVDYRRAGAGVNVVLGDGVESSTRDVFESIEGLTGSAFDDTLNGSTGNDYLDGGQGDDILNGRPGHDIVDYLLATSAISIDLRNKVQTGTGGFGTDEFTSIEGVRGTIRADSIWGNDAGNTLIGLIGADKLHGLDGADTLDGGDDNDTLEGGTGADRLIGGEDHDTFVFATTQEVAGDVIADFNGSQDVLDLSKIDAINGGADDAFSSTITISLGAPAILAAGSLCYDFSNGILYGFVGDAGTSAAPNFAITVGLGIIWGTNNNILL; translated from the coding sequence ATGCCCGATTCCATCAGGTTGCCGGTTCGGACCGACCCGGGCGAGCCGGGCTCGGACCGCTGGAGCACCCCCATTCGCCCGATCATCTGGCCCGGCCTCGACGTGCTCTTCAGCGCGCCGGCCGATCAGGCCTATACCGACGCCCTTCCCCCCGTGTCCGGCCCGGCTGCGATGTCGGCGTCGTTCTCCTTTCCGCTTCCCGGCCCTTCCCGGCCATTCAAAGTGGAGAGCCCGACGCTTCCGAAAGACGCGGCGATCGCCGGAGGGATGAGCAAGCCGTCTGCGAAGACGGTGACGGGCGACGATGCCGCCAACAGGCTCTCCGGCGGCGCAGGCAGCGACAGGCTGAATGGCGGCGGCGGCAACGACACATTGCTGGGCGGCGCGGGGAGCGACACGCTGATCGGCGGCAGCGGCAACGACTCGCTCGTGGGCGGTTCGGGCGACGATCGCTATATGGTGGATTCCCTGCGCGACCGAGTCCGGGAGACGACGAATGGCGGCCTTGACACGGTCGAGGCGCGAGTAAGCAGATACACGCTTGCATCGGGAATCGAGAATCTCATCCTCGGCGGGCGGATCGCCAAGGGAAAAGGCAACGCGCTCGCCAACGTGATCACCGGCAACAGCGCCGCCAACACGCTCGACGGTGCTGCCGGCGACGACACGCTCAACGGCGGCGCCGGCAGCGACAGGCTGATCGGCGGCACGGGCAGCGACACGGCGAGCTATGCGAGCGCTGCCAAGGGAGTGTCGGTCGATCTGTCCAGGACGACGGCGCAGAACACGATGGGCGCGGGAACCGATCGGCTCTCAGGCATCGAGAATGCGATCGGTTCGTCGTTCGGCGACACGCTTACGGGCGGCGCCGATAGCATCCTCACCGCCAACCGGCTCGACGGAAGCGGCGGCAATGACGTGCTTTTCGGCGGCGGCGGCGACGATACGCTGATCGGGGGAAGCGGCAGTGACAAGCTCGACGGCGGCGCGGGCAACGATCTCTATTCCGTCGATAATCAGAACGATGTCGTCGTGGAGGCCCCGGGCGCAGGAATCGACACGGTCGAATCGAGCATCGATTATACCCTCGGTGCGAACGTCGAGAATCTCAGGCTTGCCGGTGCAGCCGCGATCGGCACCGGCAACGAGCTTGCAAACGTCATCACGGCGAGCAGCGCGCAGCACAGCACCCTTCATGGCCTCGACGGCAACGATACGCTCCTCGGCGCCGACGGCGGGGACACGCTTTTCGGCGGTGCGGGCAACGACTCGCTCGACGGCGGTGCGGGCGATGACGCGGTGCATGGCGATGCAGGCGACGATAGGCTCGCAGGCGGTCTCGGCAGCGCGGACAGGGCGATCTTTTCCTTCGCCGGATCGGCACTCGTCATCCGCCTCGATTCCACCGGCAGCGGAACGGCGACCGGCCAGGGCAACGACACCTTGAGCGGCTTCGAGATCGTCGAGGCCGGCGGTTTCGGCGATCTCATCGAGATCGGTACGGACGCGGACGATTTTGCCAATATCGTCCGGGGCGGCGCCGGCTTCGACACGATCCGCGCCGGCGGTGGAGCCGACCGGCTTTTCGGTGAGGACGGCAACGACTGGGTCGAGGGTGGGACGGGCTCGGACATGCTCGATGGCGGCGAGGGAGCCGACGCTCTCGACGGCGGAGCCGGCAACGATACGCTGATCGGAGGGCTCGGGGCCGACAACATCGCGGGCGGTGAAGGTGATGACAACCTGGATGGCGGCGAGGGAGCGGACACCCTCCTCGGCGGAGGCGGCAGCGACGTCATCGTCGGCGGCGCGGGTACCGACAGTCTCGATGGCGGGATGGGCGCCGATCGCCTCATCGGGGGTGCGGGAAGTGACGCTTATGTGGTGGACGATGTCGGGGACGTCATCGAGGGGGAGGCGGAGGGGACCGGCGGAGACGCCCTCGACCTGGTGTGGGCATCCGTGGACTATACGCTGGCAGCCAATCTCGAATACCTGTCGCTGACCGGCGCCGCGATGCGGGGGACGGGCAACGCTCTCGCGAACCGGATCGCGGGCAACGGCCTCGCCAATACGCTCGACGGCGGTGCCGGCGTGGACACGCTGATCGGCGGCGCCGGCAACGACACCTATATCGTAGACGAGACCGGCGACACGATCATTGGCGAGGCGGTGGGCACCGGCGACGGCTTCACCGATACCGTCGTGAGCGCCGTCGATTACACGCTGGGCGACAACCTCGAGAACCTGACGCTGACCGGCGCCGCGACGCGGGGGACGGGCAACGCTCTCGCCAACACGCTCGATGGCGGCAAGGGCGCGGATACACTGATCGGCGGCGCCGGCGACGACACCTATATCTTCGACGCCTATACCTCCAACAACGAAATGGATGTGGCGATCGAGCAGGCGGGTGAGGGAATCGACACCATCGAGATCGCCCGAAGTTTCGCGCTGCGCGAGTACCTCCTCGCCGACCATGTCGAGAACCTGATCGTCAGACGCGATCTTTTCATGATCTTGAACGGAAATAGCCTGAACAACTACATCGCGGTCACGGCCACCAACACCGAGAACAGGCTTGAGGGTCTCGAGGGAGACGACACGCTCGACGGCGGATACGACGTGAATGGCCTGGGCAGCATTGTGGACGTCATCAATGGAGGGGGCGGGTACGACTACGCGGATTACTCCAAGCATCCCTCATCGGGAGTGTTCGGCGGAGGCGTCTTCGTCGATCTCGCCGAAGGCAAGCAATATGCGATCAATACCGGCGTTGCGCTCGGAGGCCTCTCCGATCAGCTGATCAGCATCGAGGGCGTCATCGGAACGGCCTTCGACGACCGCTTCGTCAGTGGATTCACCGGCGTGGATCGGATTGTCGGCAACACCTTCAAAGGCGGCGCCGGCATGGACATCGTCGATTACCGTCGTGCCGGGGCCGGCGTCAATGTGGTTCTCGGTGACGGCGTCGAGTCGTCGACCCGCGACGTCTTCGAGAGCATCGAGGGCCTTACCGGAAGCGCGTTCGACGATACGCTGAACGGCAGTACCGGGAACGACTACCTAGATGGCGGACAAGGCGACGACATTCTCAATGGTCGCCCCGGACACGATATCGTCGACTACCTTCTGGCCACCTCAGCGATCTCGATCGACCTTCGAAACAAGGTGCAGACCGGAACGGGTGGATTCGGCACGGATGAGTTCACTTCGATCGAGGGCGTTCGGGGCACCATCCGGGCGGACTCCATCTGGGGCAACGATGCCGGCAACACCCTCATCGGCCTGATCGGTGCCGACAAGCTCCATGGCCTCGACGGAGCCGATACCCTGGACGGAGGCGACGACAACGATACGCTCGAGGGCGGCACCGGTGCGGACAGGCTCATCGGGGGCGAGGACCACGACACCTTCGTCTTCGCCACGACCCAGGAGGTGGCGGGCGATGTCATCGCCGATTTCAACGGCAGCCAGGATGTGCTCGACCTCTCCAAAATCGACGCGATCAACGGCGGCGCAGACGATGCCTTCTCGTCGACCATCACGATCAGTTTGGGTGCCCCCGCCATACTTGCTGCCGGGAGTCTGTGCTACGATTTCAGCAACGGAATCCTTTACGGCTTCGTCGGAGATGCCGGCACCAGCGCAGCTCCCAATTTCGCGATTACGGTTGGGCTCGGCATCATCTGGGGCACGAACAACAACATCCTGCTCTGA